GGTGTTAAGAAATTTATGTTAGTGAAATATGAATATAATTTTGCTAGTTGACAACTTCCACTTACATTCGATTTGCTTATATAGTAGAAGGTTTTCTATTGATATGCATCCATCTTCCTTGGCTAAGTTTTAGTACTCTCATCCTTCTAATAAATGAGGCATTTCAATAGAGTGCGGTTCCAATTTTTCACTTTAATTTTGTATGTTTCTTATTGGCGGTGAAGTTTGTCCACCATGCTTACTTGGCAATGCTTACAGTGATATTGTTTAAGAAATGCAAAGTGATAAACCCTCTAGCATTTGGAAATGCTAATTAAATACTCTTCAGATTATGAAACTTTCCTAGGGATAATGGACAATTTAGTTTACTCTGTTCTTTGAAATCTAATATTTTAGTTTAGAACTAAACCTGTTTGCTgaacaaattatatgtttgattgCATGGGTTATTGAGATTGAAAATGCTTGGAAGCAGGTAGAAGTGCTTTGGTGCTCTTAAATGTGATTTATTTGTCATTAATATTTTGAGAAAAAAAGTTGAATGAACAAACTTTGTGTTCATTTTATTCTATTAACGTTCATTGTattaatatatgaaattatgaaaaacaGAAATTGGGCTAGGATTAACGGGATTTGGTGTATTTTTCTCATTTATGGGAATTGTCTTCTTTTTCGACAAGGGACTGCTTGCCATGGGAAATGTAAGCTCACTGTTATTATGTTTTTAACCTCTATTCCAAACTGTTTCATTTTCCCCTTCAATCATGTTTGAATAAcacctttttaattttttttttatttttttaaaatagatcCTTTTCATATCAGGAGTGACCTTAACCATTGGCCTGAAATCCACTATGCAATTTTTCCTGAAGCGACAAAATTTTAAGGTCTCTCTCTCTCTTATACACACATGTGCGTGCGTGTGCATCATAATTCATTGCTCATTTTCTTTACTATCTGTTGCTATTCAATGCAGGGAACAGTTTCGTTCTTTGTTGGCTTCTTATTTGTTGTCATTGGGTGGCCTATCCTTGGCATGATATTGGAGGCATATGGATTTATTGTACTCTTCAGGTCTAAATGAAAATTTCCTTATCTTGATTTAATACAAATCCTTGGCTTCTGTTAACTTTTGAGCTTCATGTTTACCATTCCTTCTTTTGTTTTTCCCCTTCTGCAGTGGCTTTTGGCCAACACTGGCAGTGTTTATACAGAGGATACCTATTCTTGGTTGGCTTTTCCAGCAACCATTTATCCGAACGGTATGTTTAGTTTGAAAGTCAAGTAATTTTCTTCATAACTTATAAACTGTCTGCTGGAACTGCATGCTTTTATTCTATCATTTTGTTTGCTCTTGGTTGGTTGTTTGCCTGATTTAAAATCTCCGCAAAATATTAAATACATCCTAAACcagttttaaattttgaaacgCCAGACAGTGTGATCATCTGAGAGTATGAAAGAAAACCTATACACAATCTTACCCTGAGTTCACATTGATATCTATGACTAGCTCAAAGAAGTAAATTCCAGAAACCTTTTATTATGTATTCAATGTATAAGCTACTGAATCAACATTTCTTTAATTTGCTGAAAGGAGGATGTTAAATATACCTTGTTTCAACATGACTGAGACTGGAATAGAAATCGGAATCATGAAATTGTATAACAGGAGCAGATTATTGGATTGGTTAATTCTCTAAAGCATAATTGAATAATTTGAATACTGAGATGTTTGATTGTTTTAATCCTGCTTTTCATGGTAGTTCAGTTGCCATTtgcaaatattaatataatacgAACCATTGATTCCTCCTCTCTCTTTGGTGTTGGAGAGTGATGGCATAAGAAAATGAGAGAACTTGTGAATATCTTCACAATATTGCCAGGTTCACATTTAGGTGCTAAGGCAAGGCACCTTAAGGCAATGATGACTTAAACAAGTGATTGCTTTTGGAACCTGCCTAAGCAGTTCACTAACTAATAGATTCATTTCTTTTTCTGCTTTGGGTGAACTTAATACGTGACCTTATTTAAGAAGCCTTTCATCGAGGTATGGAGGGTATTATTGTCTAGTGTTATTATTTGCCCCCAAAAAACCAGTGACAATCTATCAATTATTAATGTTGTCAAAAGTATCCATTCCCCTTGGTACTTATGCGGTTGTTCATTTCCCAGTTTACCTTTGCATTTCAAAAGTCCTTAGTATCTACAAGGTTTCTTTTAACCATAACATTAACCATTTTTATATTTGATTGtagaatttttgttattattattttatgtttttgagtgcATCTTTGATATCAAATATTaataaactcatttttagaattttgCACCTCCCTTTACTTAGTTTGCCCAAGGCATCCTTGTATACACATGGTGCCTCCACCTTTTTTATTCCTTTGGCATCCTTGGAGATGATCAAAAAGCCTATATGGACGGATAAAGATGGTTTAGATTGTCGCTAAAACCCAAACTTACCCTTTTTATTTTCCAACTTTTGCCTTTTGTCTTCTTACAGAGAGCATTTCATACATGCATGTAAGAACTtttcatggaaaaaaaaaaaacagtgaaAGGAGAAAAGAAGAGTTGATGTTCATTATTATTGCAGTTCCTACGATTTAGAAGCCTGCAACATACTTTAATTGAACCTTCCATCACAGCATCTAGTTTCAGTTACACGTATATAGATCTTAAGTATTTACTGAAGACTTTGCTGGCACCACCAAATGGTGCCAGCGGAATGGATATAGACTAACAAGTGAAAGCTTTGTACACAATATGTAGTTTAATCAGCAATGATCTGAAAATACAAGTCATCACTCATCAGTCTATGGATAAAAACAATGATCAGTCTCTCTTTCCATAGATGCCTTTTTCCTTCCCATTGAGTGAGCTTAAAGTTTGTTGTGTTAGTTGCTCTAGTAACCAATGGATCATTATATCTTTATACTTTCGTGTGAAAATCATGCGAGGTGATACAGATTTAGTTATCCTTTGTATGTATAtctggtcatatggaaatgttTGAACCAACTTTTTTCTGTGCAGTGGTTAGACCGAAACCAGGGCAAGCGTGTACCTGTGTAATCCCCACATACAAGAGGAATTGGAACAAATGGTAGGGTAGTTCACTTGTAAGTCTTTGTAGAAAACTGCTTTGAAGAAGACTGATCTGTGTTTTTTTTCATGTCTTGTTGATACGGTGATGTCAAAATTCTTGTTATACGAGTTAGGGAATTTTTTTGATCAAagaatagaaagaaaaagaaaagaaaaacagaaGTAAATGCACTAATTCTTAGCAGTTTTGTGGGTTGTGACTTGTCTAACCAGGCTTTTATTTGCTGAACTAGAGATATGGAGAGGAGAGTTGGGTTGAGTTGGGTTGAGTTGAGTTGACCATTTAAGGTGACATATTTCAATTGACGACGGGTTCGGATTCTTTCGTTTTTTTTAGTTTTCAATACTTCTTTAAtcattattttcatataattaaaGAGTCGGATTTTACAAAATGTGAATGCCAATGAACAATGTAAAGAAAAAGTAATGGAATAGATCTCAAAAGGAATATGAGTGTAGTAAAGAAAATAGTGTAGGAGTTAATATATTTGTATTTAGTTTAAAAGTAATATGGAGTTCATTAAGTTTTATTTTGCTCGTCTTtaatattacttattattttattatattatattatttatattgttTAATTCGAATTATTGTAAAATCAAATGTATTTTTTAGAGTTTACAAACTAAAAATATAGTACAATCACCCATATATGTTTGACAATTATAAGAAGTACAAATAGAATGAAATAAAATTGATTGATTGGATTAAAATTCACATATTCATGAATTACAATTATGCATGACAAAATATAAAGTATTTAAAAATTAAGATCTCGACCTTTGCTAACTTTAATTGGCAtgacttgatttttaaattatataataattgtTTGATTATCAATCTTTTACGAATTTGCATCATGCTTAAAAATAACTAATAcgcccttttaattttttttaataacaaCACACTATCACCTCGTGTAATTAATTAGTgtgtaatttaaaaaatttaattgatttaataattTTAGAAATGATATTATTAGAAAGTTAGGAATTTTGAAAACATACTACTATCTCATGTAATTAATGAGTAtgcaatttaaaaataataattagtgTAATAATCTAAAAGATATATTATTTGACAcgaattttgaaaaaataattcTCATAAAtgatacaaaaatattaaaataatttttaacataccagaaaaaaattttaatagataattattaaaataaaggtcACAAtatctataatataataattaattatttgataGATAAACGGTATTATTTTGTGAAatgtctttctttttttttaatgaaagagCGACAACTCCTATAACT
Above is a genomic segment from Gossypium arboreum isolate Shixiya-1 chromosome 8, ASM2569848v2, whole genome shotgun sequence containing:
- the LOC108467949 gene encoding vesicle transport protein GOT1-like, whose translation is MVSFEMSDRKKIGLGLTGFGVFFSFMGIVFFFDKGLLAMGNILFISGVTLTIGLKSTMQFFLKRQNFKGTVSFFVGFLFVVIGWPILGMILEAYGFIVLFSGFWPTLAVFIQRIPILGWLFQQPFIRTWLDRNQGKRVPV